A stretch of the Lolium perenne isolate Kyuss_39 chromosome 3, Kyuss_2.0, whole genome shotgun sequence genome encodes the following:
- the LOC127327123 gene encoding AMSH-like ubiquitin thioesterase 3: MGPPQPAKGIISIEACARPIAVDHRISLPYYFRIAGTLLRQAKIYRDEKNILDLYVILLRYTSLLCETIPKHRDYPIFKSREAEFVRNANSSTLIDVVNELESLKPVVKQQIFEHNRRGTPEADGLNGTHSANHRTEKHPPTTYSTQPFVGSNNRSLQKFSPDGRHNMAALPSAQTDRQIRKQFSNLPLPKEETLARHSIFGPNGLHGQWTGPVAAIKVQYPSNLEFTQSDMTSLVPAMLNQDGLHGPSVTYPDSTTKDDDDMKSVLSLDDGRWSAPTEECTSAPSVSLEGELSQLNIRQPSPPPVLAEVHPERRPISPSRVADPTPGLAVSETGRYQNLHVPVKLMECFLRVAEANTKRSLETCGVLAGTLKKRTFYVTTLIIPKQKSTSDSCEATNEEELFEVQDNGSLFTLGWIHTHPTQSCFLSSIDLHNHYSYQVMLPEAIAIVMAPTDTRKKHGIFHLTDPGGIGVIHDCPERGFHPHKAPLDGSPIYEHCSHVYMNADTKFNMIDLRER; this comes from the exons ATGGGGCCACCGCAGCCAGCCAAGGGCATCATCAGCATAGAGGCCTGCGCTCGGCCGATCGCTGTCGACCACCGCATCAGCCTCCCCTACTACTTCCGCATCGCGGGCACCCTCCTCCGACAG GCCAAGATTTATCGAGATGAGAAGAATATCCTTGACCTGTATGTCATCCTCCTGAGATACACGAG CTTGCTGTGTGAGACAATCCCCAAGCACCGCGATTACCCCATATTCAAGTCGAGGGAAGCAGAGTTTGTCAGGAATGCTAACTCCTCT ACACTCATCGATGTTGTCAATGAGCTTGAGTCTCTGAAGCCAGTTGTGAAGCAGCAGATCTTTGAGCATAATAGAAGAGGTACACCAGAAGCTGATGGTCTGAATGGAACCCACTCTGCAAATCATAGAACAGAGAAGCATCCACCGACTACATATTCCACACAG CCATTTGTAGGAAGCAATAACAGATCATTACAAAAATTCTCCCCAGATGGGAGACATAATATGGCAGCATTACCGAGTGCCCAAACTGATAGGCAGATCCGCAAGCA ATTTTCAAATCTGCCTCTTCCAAAAGAAGAAACACTGGCAAGACACTCGATATTTGGACCTAATGGGCTTCATGGACAATGGACTGGGCCTGTTGCTGCAATCAAG GTCCAGTATCCAAGCaatcttgagtttacacaaagtgACATGACAAG TCTAGTGCCAGCTATGTTGAACCAAGATGGTCTGCATGGTCCCAGTGTCACATATCCTGATAGCACTACAAAGGATGATGATGATATGAAATCTGTGCTATCTCTTGATGATGGTCGATGGTCTGCACCCACAGAAGAATGCACCTCAGCGCCTTCTGTTAGTCTGGAGGGAGAATTGTCCCAATTGAATATCAGACAGCCTTCACCCCCACCTGTCCTGGCGGAGGTACATCCTGAGCGTAGACCAATTTCTCCATCAAGAGTTGCTGATCCAACACCTGGGCTTGCTGTATCAGAAACCGGTCGTTATCAGAATTTGCATGTG CCAGTGAAGTTGATGGAGTGTTTTCTAAGGGTTGCTGAGGCAAACACTAAAAGAAGTTTAGAAACATGTGGGGTTCTTGCTGGTACCCTG AAAAAGAGAACTTTTTATGTGACAACCTTAATAATCCCAAAGCAGAAATCTACATCTGATTCG TGTGAAGCTACAAATGAAGAAGAACTATTTGAAGTTCAGGACAATGGCTCACTTTTCACTCTTGGTTGGATTCAT ACACATCCAACACAGTCCTGTTTTCTGTCTTCCATTGATCTCCACAATCATTATTCGTATCAG GTCATGCTACCTGAGGCAATTGCAATAGTTATGGCACCTACCGACACAAGAAA AAAACATGGTATATTTCATCTAACGGATCCGGGTGGTATCGGTGTGATTCATGATTGCCCGGAGAGGGGATTCCATCCGCATAAGGCGCCTCTAGATGGCTCACCAATCTACGAGCACTGCTCCCATGTGTACATGAATGCTGATACAAAGTTTAATATGATTGACCTCCGAGAACGGTGA